In the Candidatus Krumholzibacteriia bacterium genome, one interval contains:
- a CDS encoding methyltransferase domain-containing protein, with protein sequence MASTISFEEFAAVSPCRDAVDRRKLLFVYRALEDLAAERRAQVTDLSVLEFACGAGAVTLPLARTGARVRAVDTDRRSLDALSNAASRAGFDNLSVTASDAVAFRGGERFDLVIASGVIERAADPDALLANVVHHLRPDGVVIVAAANGYGPRQLSSYLSPRSLARRWSRQRDGGDDAAGSTVASRVRTRHFTPGSLVTLFHRNGLDVQRFMNSDFLFTISKTLRSNPAIGSLDTELADLVPRWMASGWYVALRRGGPAGSGVPAMTTGKRVPFPAAQSLHGAP encoded by the coding sequence ATGGCCAGCACGATTTCCTTTGAAGAATTTGCCGCGGTAAGTCCCTGCCGGGACGCCGTGGATCGCAGGAAGCTGCTCTTCGTATACCGGGCATTGGAAGACCTCGCGGCCGAACGCCGTGCGCAGGTCACAGATCTGTCCGTGCTGGAGTTCGCCTGCGGCGCCGGGGCGGTTACCCTGCCGCTGGCGCGGACCGGCGCGCGTGTGCGCGCCGTCGACACCGACCGTCGCAGCCTCGACGCGCTGTCCAACGCCGCGTCGCGGGCCGGCTTCGACAACCTCTCGGTGACGGCCTCCGATGCGGTTGCGTTTCGCGGCGGCGAGCGGTTCGACCTGGTGATTGCGTCGGGGGTGATCGAGCGCGCCGCCGACCCCGACGCGCTGCTGGCCAACGTCGTGCACCACCTCCGGCCGGACGGGGTGGTGATTGTCGCCGCCGCCAACGGTTATGGTCCCCGCCAACTCTCCAGCTACCTGAGCCCGCGCAGCCTCGCGCGCCGCTGGAGCCGGCAGCGCGATGGGGGCGACGACGCCGCGGGATCCACCGTCGCCTCCCGGGTCCGCACCCGGCACTTCACGCCCGGCAGTCTGGTGACGCTGTTTCATCGCAACGGCCTCGACGTGCAGCGCTTCATGAACTCGGACTTCCTCTTCACCATCTCGAAGACCCTGCGCAGCAATCCGGCCATCGGTTCTCTCGATACCGAACTTGCAGACCTGGTGCCGCGCTGGATGGCCAGCGGCTGGTATGTCGCGTTGCGGCGCGGTGGCCCGGCCGGAAGCGGCGTGCCGGCCATGACCACAGGCAAGCGCGTTCCGTTTCCCGCGGCGCAGAGTCTGCACGGAGCGCCGTGA